In Ictalurus furcatus strain D&B chromosome 23, Billie_1.0, whole genome shotgun sequence, a single window of DNA contains:
- the LOC128599646 gene encoding orofacial cleft 1 candidate gene 1 protein homolog has protein sequence MAKQQEQEEEESGMKKGIVNPVFLCGEEEDEQSCSRQRDGGREIGGDGQDSTLAAHQQQTKLEALASTRGNEGVQNYFDPWATAEGDLKQRGMSRVGAGDELELKFVHEDERGLYEKISQMLNEDEASTVIDLPGKKRTFK, from the exons ATGG CCAAACAGCAGGagcaagaggaagaggagagtgGGATGAAAAAGGGCATTGTAAATCCTGTGTTCCTGTGTGGAGAAGAGGAGGACGAGCAGAGCTGTAGCAGACAGAGGGATGGGGGGAGAGAAATAGGAGGTGACGGGCAAGATAGCACTCTTGCCGCTCACCAACAGCAAACGAAGCTGGAAGCCCTTGCCAGCACAAGAG GAAATGAAGGTGTTCAAAATTACTTTGACCCCTGGGCGACTGCAGAAGGTGACTTGAAGCAGCGCGGGATGTCCAGGGTTGGAGCGGGAGATGAGCTAGAATTAA AATTCGTGCATGAGGATGAGCGGGGTCTCTATGAGAAAATATCTCAGATGCTGAACGAAGATGAAGCTTCAACTGTTATAGATTTGCCTGGTAAGAAACGTACATTCAAATGA